In Seonamhaeicola sp. S2-3, the genomic window TATGTGGTTTAATTATAATGCAAATTACAACGTTTTAGTATTGAGGAAAAATGATAAAAATCATGTTTTAATTTTATTTTTGATAAAATAAGGCTTTTTTTTAGATTTATTTTGTCATATTCGTATTTTGGGTGTGATTTTTAATACAGTAAAGCTAAATATTAATTTATCGGGGTAAATAATTGATTTTATGCACCTTAAAAAATAAAAACAATTTAAATCTTTTCTACTACTAGAAATAACATTTACTAAAGCTAACTAACAATGTATTTAATATTTTAGCTCCTAAATATATTATGTATATTTATTCAATAACTCAAGCCTATAAGCATTCAGTCAATAAGAAATAATTTTGAGGAAATAAAGAACAATTAAGTAAATGAATTTATTACTCTTGGCCATTGCGCCCGTTTGCATCATTATTTTATATGTATATTTTAAAGATAAATACGAAAAAGAACCTAAGCGCTTACTTTTATATAACTTTATCTTAGGTGCGGTTGTTAGCATTTTACTTACCACAGTTATTTATTTTGCAATTGATATGGTACTTGTACTTAATCACACAAGTATTTTTCAACAATTTATCAGGGCATTTTTTGTTGTAGCGTTAACCGAAGAATTCAGTAAGTACATAATAGTTAGATATGTTGCACAGCGTCATTCTGAATTTAACGAACCTTTTGATGGTATAATATATGCCGTTATGGTATCTATGGGTTTTGCCGCAACAGAAAACATTTTTTACGTTTTAGAAAGCGGATATCAAACAGCTATTTTAAGAGCTTTTACTGCTGTTCCTGCACATGCCACATTTGGTATTTTAATGGGATACTTTATGGGTAAAGCTAAATTTTCTAAAAATAGAGCCCAATTAAATTTAATGGGGTTATTACTTGCAATGCTTTTTCACGGCGCTTATGATTTCTTTTTATTTATAGATTTTATCCCAGGTATCTGGTTAGGTGCCTTAGCTTCTTTAATTGTTGGTATTCTTTTGTCTAGAAAGGCTATAAAAAGGCATCAAAAAAACTCAAATTTTAGGGTTTAAAACTACAACGCCTTTTAAGCGCAATATTTAAATAAAATTCTACTCTAATTTCTGTAAATAAATATCTAACACATTATGATTATATTTACTTAAATCAATTATTCTAATTATGGGCAAAATTTTCAAAACTAAGGTTAATAATGCTTATGATTTTGAAATAAGAAAAGAAGACGTATCTGCTTTAGATGCCTTAAATGTTTCAAAATCAAAATTTCATATTCTTCACAATAACAAGCCTTACAACGCAGAAATTGTTAAGTCTAATTTTAATAATAAAAGCTATCAAATTAAAGTTAACAACAACACCTATAATGTTAATATAATTAATGAATTAGATGTATTAATAAAAGAACTAGGGTTTACAATAGGTGCTACTAAACACGTTAATTCTATAAAAGCTCCAATGCCTGGGCTTATTTTAGATATTAATATTGACATTGGACAAGAAGTAAAAGAAGGAGATTCTTTACTAATTTTAGAAGCTATGAAAATGGAAAATGTAATTACCTCGCCAAGAGATGGTATTATTAAAACATTAACCGTTAACAAAGGAGAAACCGTTCTAAAAAACCAATTATTAATTGAATTTCAATAATTTATGAAAAAGATTCTTGTTGCAAACAGAGGCGAAATAGCCATTAGAGTTATGAAAACTGTACAAAAAATGGGTATTAAAACCGTTGCTATTTACTCTACTGCAGATAGAAACGCTCCACATGTAAAAATTGCTGATGAAGCCGTTTGTATTGGTGAAGCACCTTCAAATCAATCCTATTTACGGGGCGATAAAATTATTGAAATAGCAAAACAATT contains:
- a CDS encoding PrsW family intramembrane metalloprotease — its product is MNLLLLAIAPVCIIILYVYFKDKYEKEPKRLLLYNFILGAVVSILLTTVIYFAIDMVLVLNHTSIFQQFIRAFFVVALTEEFSKYIIVRYVAQRHSEFNEPFDGIIYAVMVSMGFAATENIFYVLESGYQTAILRAFTAVPAHATFGILMGYFMGKAKFSKNRAQLNLMGLLLAMLFHGAYDFFLFIDFIPGIWLGALASLIVGILLSRKAIKRHQKNSNFRV
- a CDS encoding acetyl-CoA carboxylase biotin carboxyl carrier protein subunit, giving the protein MGKIFKTKVNNAYDFEIRKEDVSALDALNVSKSKFHILHNNKPYNAEIVKSNFNNKSYQIKVNNNTYNVNIINELDVLIKELGFTIGATKHVNSIKAPMPGLILDINIDIGQEVKEGDSLLILEAMKMENVITSPRDGIIKTLTVNKGETVLKNQLLIEFQ